One region of Nitrospirota bacterium genomic DNA includes:
- a CDS encoding type II toxin-antitoxin system HicB family antitoxin, giving the protein MYKYEIIIYWSREDNAFVTEVPELPGCLAHGQTYEEAIKNVQEAIQLWIDTAKEFGDPVPKPKEKRLIFA; this is encoded by the coding sequence ATGTACAAATATGAAATTATAATTTACTGGAGTAGAGAGGACAACGCCTTCGTTACCGAGGTGCCTGAACTTCCTGGGTGCTTGGCACATGGGCAAACCTATGAAGAAGCGATAAAAAATGTTCAAGAAGCAATTCAGCTATGGATTGATACCGCAAAAGAATTTGGAGATCCTGTCCCGAAGCCCAAAGAAAAAAGATTGATATTTGCATAG
- a CDS encoding DUF4149 domain-containing protein produces the protein MEELILAISYWLHLLATVIWIGGITFILFIAIPSSKQVLGAESGKLMGEISKRFTPLANYSIILLIVTGIVLTIFNKKFSGIEIFGNNWTLVLTLKHIAVSVMVAVHFYRGLVLTPRIGRTGSTNKKASLQKLSLNLVKVNFVLGILVLLLSGISSVL, from the coding sequence TATCTTATTGGCTGCATCTCTTAGCGACGGTTATATGGATTGGAGGAATTACCTTTATACTTTTTATTGCCATACCATCGTCAAAGCAAGTTTTGGGTGCAGAAAGCGGGAAACTAATGGGAGAAATTTCTAAAAGATTTACTCCTTTAGCAAACTATAGTATAATTCTTTTAATTGTTACAGGGATTGTATTAACAATATTCAATAAAAAGTTTTCCGGGATTGAGATTTTTGGAAATAATTGGACTTTGGTTTTGACATTAAAGCACATTGCAGTTTCAGTAATGGTTGCTGTTCATTTTTATAGAGGTTTGGTGCTGACTCCCAGGATTGGAAGAACCGGATCCACAAATAAAAAAGCATCTTTACAAAAATTATCCCTGAATTTAGTAAAGGTAAATTTCGTTTTAGGTATATTGGTGTTATTGCTGAGTGGAATTTCATCTGTGCTTTAA
- a CDS encoding type II toxin-antitoxin system HicA family toxin: MGKSEKLILQILSGTSDANIKFEDLRNLLKKLGFEMRVRGSHHLFRKEGIIEKINLQQEGNKAKPYQVKQVRNIILKYKLGGK; encoded by the coding sequence ATGGGCAAATCTGAAAAATTAATTTTGCAGATTTTAAGTGGCACGTCAGATGCCAATATTAAGTTTGAAGATTTGCGCAATCTACTAAAGAAATTAGGGTTTGAAATGCGAGTTAGAGGCAGCCATCACTTATTCAGAAAAGAAGGGATAATTGAAAAGATTAATCTTCAACAAGAAGGAAATAAGGCAAAGCCTTATCAGGTGAAACAGGTAAGGAACATAATTCTCAAATATAAACTTGGAGGCAAGTAA
- a CDS encoding addiction module protein, translating into MKTDELISEAISLPVEVRTLLVNKLHESLNPPDKEIDKLWVEEAEKRVEELRTGKVKTIPGEDVFGKIRKKINP; encoded by the coding sequence ATAAAAACAGATGAACTTATTTCTGAAGCGATATCTTTGCCTGTGGAGGTCAGGACATTACTGGTGAATAAACTACATGAAAGCCTTAATCCACCAGATAAAGAGATTGATAAATTATGGGTTGAAGAAGCAGAGAAGAGGGTTGAAGAACTAAGGACAGGAAAAGTTAAGACAATTCCAGGCGAAGATGTTTTTGGAAAGATTCGTAAAAAAATCAATCCATGA